The following proteins are co-located in the Triticum aestivum cultivar Chinese Spring chromosome 1A, IWGSC CS RefSeq v2.1, whole genome shotgun sequence genome:
- the LOC123166370 gene encoding peroxidase 1 yields the protein MVALMLAAVAATCGRAQLHDKFYSESCPSVEDVVRKEMVRALSLAPSLAGPLLRMHFHDCFVRGCDGSVLLDSANKTAEKDAQPNQTLRGFGFVERVKAAVEKACPDTVSCADILALIARDAVWLSKGPVWTVPLGRRDGSVSISNETDALPPPTSNFTVLTQLFAAVNLDAKDLVVLSAGHTIGTSHCFSFSDRLYNFTGMENPSDIDPTLEPQYMMRLKSKCASLNDNTTLVEMDPGSFKTFDTDYFKLVSKRRGLFHSDGALLTDPFTRAYVQRHATGAFKDEFFADFAASMIKMGNANPLTGSQGEIRKKCNVVNH from the exons ATGGTTGCGCTGATgctcgcggcggtggcggcgacgtgCGGGCGGGCGCAGCTGCACGACAAGTTCTACAGCGAGTCGTGCCCCAGCGTGGAGGACGTCGTGAGGAAGGAGATGGTGAGGGCTCTGTCACTAGCGCCTAGCCTCGCCGGGCCGCTCCTCCGGATgcacttccacgactgcttcgtcagG GGGTGCGACGGCTCGGTTCTGCTGGACTCGGCCAACAAGACGGCGGAGAAGGACGCGCAGCCGAACCAGACGCTGCGAGGCTTCGGGTTTGTCGAGAGggtgaaggccgcggtggagaaggcctgccccgacaccgtctcctgcgccgacatcctCGCCCTCATTGCCAGGGACGCAGTATGGCTG AGCAAGGGTCCAGTCTGGACAGTTCCTCTGGGCCGGCGAGACGGCAGCGTGTCCATTTCCAACGAGACCGACGCTCTGCCACCCCCGACCTCCAACTTCACCGTGCTCACCCAGCTCTTCGCCGCCGTGAACCTTGACGCAAAGGACCTTGTCGTCTTGTCCGCCGGGCACACCATCGGGAcgtcgcactgcttctccttctCCGACCGGCTCTACAACTTCACCGGCATGGAGAACCCCAGCGACATTGACCCCACGCTGGAGCCGCAGTACATGATGCGGCTAAAGAGCAAGTGTGCCAGCCTCAACGACAACACCACACTCGTGGAGATGGACCCCGGCAGCTTCAAGACCTTCGACACCGATTACTTCAAGCTGGTGAGCAAGCGGAGGGGCCTCTTCCACTCCGACGGCGCCCTCCTCACCGACCCCTTCACCCGCGCCTACGTCCAGCGCCATGCCACCGGAGCATTCAAGGACGAGTTCTTCGCCGACTTCGCCGCCTCCATGATCAAGATGGGCAACGCCAACCCGCTCACCGGAAGCCAGGGCGAGATCAGGAAGAAGTGCAACGTGGTTAACCATTAA